The Pichia kudriavzevii chromosome 3, complete sequence nucleotide sequence GATTAAGATGGTTGGCCGTCCTATTGTTGTCTCAGGTCCATCTGGTACCGGCAAGTCTACCCTTTTGAAACGTTTAATGGGTGAATATCCAGATAAGTTTGgtttttcaatctcaaatACTACTAGGGCTCCAAGACAGGGTGAAAAAGATGGTGTAGACTATTACTTTACTTCTGTGGAAATGTTCAAAAAGATGATCGAAAAAAATGAGTTCATTGAATGGGCTCAATTTTCTGGTAACTACTATGGTACTTCCATTGCAGCTGTCAAGCACGTTGCTGATGTCTTAAAGAGAACATGTATCTTAGATATCGATATGCAGGGTGTCAAATCAGTCAAGCAAACAGACTTAAACGCAAGATTTCTATTCTTATCTCCCCCATCCATCGCAGAGTTA carries:
- a CDS encoding uncharacterized protein (PKUD0C07250; similar to Saccharomyces cerevisiae YDR454C (GUK1); ancestral locus Anc_5.572), which translates into the protein MVGRPIVVSGPSGTGKSTLLKRLMGEYPDKFGFSISNTTRAPRQGEKDGVDYYFTSVEMFKKMIEKNEFIEWAQFSGNYYGTSIAAVKHVADVLKRTCILDIDMQGVKSVKQTDLNARFLFLSPPSIAELRKRLEGRGTETPESLEKRIAAATAEMEYAKTGAHDKIIVNDDLEKAYKEFKQFIFSEEV